From the Nocardiopsis changdeensis genome, one window contains:
- a CDS encoding SanA/YdcF family protein, producing MTTSEEASAESSDATAGKRPRRRRLLLLPLFALALVAAFAPFVWVVAGTSGYRHATVADVPERPVALVLGAGVREDGLPTRVLARRLELAADLYFAGKAEVLLVSGDNSVEHYNETDTMRDHLVAAGVPAEHIAADYAGFSTWESCVRAREVFGVTEATVVTQDFHLPRAVRLCRAAGIDAVGVADAAAQERVWATRYGWAREVPAAVAALGTVVFRPDPTFLGPYETAVDDALAAARKDEG from the coding sequence GTGACGACCTCCGAAGAAGCCTCCGCCGAGTCCTCCGACGCCACGGCCGGGAAACGGCCGCGCCGCCGCCGGCTCCTCCTGCTTCCGCTGTTCGCGCTCGCCCTGGTGGCGGCGTTCGCCCCCTTCGTGTGGGTGGTCGCCGGGACCTCCGGGTACCGCCACGCCACCGTCGCCGACGTGCCCGAGCGGCCGGTGGCGCTGGTCCTGGGCGCCGGGGTGCGCGAGGACGGGCTCCCCACCCGGGTGCTGGCCCGGAGGCTGGAGCTGGCCGCCGACCTGTACTTCGCCGGCAAGGCCGAGGTGCTGCTGGTGAGCGGCGACAACAGCGTGGAGCACTACAACGAGACCGACACCATGCGCGACCACCTGGTGGCCGCCGGGGTCCCGGCCGAGCACATCGCGGCCGACTACGCCGGGTTCTCCACCTGGGAGTCGTGCGTGCGCGCCCGCGAGGTGTTCGGGGTGACCGAGGCGACCGTGGTCACCCAGGACTTCCACCTGCCCCGGGCGGTGCGCCTATGCCGGGCGGCCGGCATCGACGCGGTCGGCGTCGCCGACGCCGCCGCCCAGGAGCGGGTCTGGGCCACCCGCTACGGCTGGGCGCGGGAGGTCCCCGCGGCGGTGGCGGCCCTGGGCACCGTGGTGTTCCGCCCCGACCCCACCTTCCTGGGCCCCTACGAGACCGCCGTCGACGACGCGCTCGCCGCCGCCCGGAAGGACGAGGGGTAG